A region from the Candidatus Poribacteria bacterium genome encodes:
- a CDS encoding MBL fold metallo-hydrolase encodes MIRRWDIITIGNLSRNRYWGEDDSRARRSPICTTTLITGDDFRLLVDPSLSDADRMMVELDRRAGVPPEAIIDVFITHEHGDHYAGIAAFPSARWTAAPPVADALNGSGRLAEKVTPVTGELFGCIDILPTPGHCDSHHSLRFDLDGRSVVVAGDATMTRDFWRERQGYFNSSDFELAARTMDRLSRIADIVIPGHDNYFLVLPTS; translated from the coding sequence ATGATTCGTCGCTGGGACATCATCACGATTGGGAACCTGTCGCGGAACCGCTACTGGGGCGAAGACGACAGCAGAGCCCGACGCAGCCCCATCTGCACGACGACGCTCATCACGGGAGACGACTTCCGCCTGCTGGTCGATCCGTCGCTCTCGGACGCCGATCGGATGATGGTCGAGCTCGACCGTCGCGCCGGAGTCCCACCAGAGGCGATCATCGACGTGTTTATCACGCACGAGCACGGGGACCACTACGCGGGCATCGCCGCGTTCCCGTCGGCTCGGTGGACCGCCGCGCCTCCGGTGGCAGACGCGCTGAACGGCAGCGGTCGTCTTGCCGAGAAGGTAACGCCTGTCACAGGTGAGCTGTTCGGATGTATCGACATCCTGCCGACCCCAGGACACTGCGACAGCCACCACAGCCTTCGCTTCGACCTCGACGGAAGGTCCGTCGTCGTGGCTGGGGACGCGACGATGACGCGCGACTTCTGGCGCGAGCGGCAGGGGTACTTCAACTCATCCGATTTCGAGCTCGCGGCGAGAACGATGGATCGCCTGTCGCGTATCGCGGACATCGTGATCCCCGGACACGACAACTACTTCCTCGTCCTGCCGACGAGCTAG
- a CDS encoding amidohydrolase, whose translation MRIIDAHLHVWLTDLSKYPFNPRVAAPTLRADADFLIECMDDARIAGALIIQPIVYGFDHRYVTGTLKSHPNRFRGMCLIDPQHACPEDELARWRDEGYIAVRLNPNLFPPETPLDSPLGHRIFAEAGHLGMPVGFLINPDHFGAVDRLCEAHPETVAVIDHFGHCRPTLSDGEQFSHLLHLARHPNLHVKLSEFPRASFQEWPYADLHPWLPRLLEAYGAPRLMWATDFPFIVPQCGYTRGLTLMTDEAPGLDEETMHWLLAGTAEKVFGTWG comes from the coding sequence ATGCGAATCATCGACGCTCACCTGCACGTCTGGCTGACCGACTTGTCGAAGTACCCCTTCAACCCTCGAGTCGCCGCCCCGACGTTGCGGGCAGACGCCGACTTCCTGATCGAGTGCATGGACGATGCCAGGATCGCCGGCGCGCTCATCATCCAGCCGATTGTCTACGGCTTCGACCACCGGTACGTCACCGGAACACTGAAAAGCCATCCGAACCGGTTCCGCGGCATGTGCCTGATCGACCCGCAGCACGCCTGTCCCGAGGACGAGTTGGCGAGATGGCGCGACGAAGGCTACATCGCGGTTCGCTTGAACCCGAATCTGTTCCCGCCGGAGACGCCCCTGGACTCTCCGCTGGGTCACCGCATCTTCGCAGAAGCGGGTCATCTGGGAATGCCGGTCGGCTTCCTGATCAACCCGGACCACTTCGGCGCGGTCGATCGGCTCTGCGAGGCGCACCCGGAGACGGTCGCCGTGATCGACCACTTCGGACACTGCCGCCCGACGCTGAGCGATGGCGAGCAGTTCAGCCATCTGTTGCATCTCGCGCGACACCCGAACCTGCACGTGAAGCTCTCCGAGTTCCCCCGCGCATCGTTTCAGGAGTGGCCCTACGCAGACCTGCATCCATGGCTTCCGCGACTGCTGGAGGCGTATGGGGCACCGCGTCTCATGTGGGCGACCGACTTCCCGTTCATCGTGCCGCAATGTGGCTACACGAGGGGTCTGACGCTGATGACCGACGAAGCCCCCGGGCTGGACGAGGAGACGATGCACTGGTTGCTGGCAGGAACCGCTGAAAAGGTCTTTGGAACCTGGGGCTAG
- a CDS encoding formylglycine-generating enzyme family protein: MTMALVPAGAFLMGSTEDEPGAVFQNEMPRHAVCLGAYEIDCCLVTNADWARYARLTGARLPAHWGRRGFDGPDQPVIGVTWTEASQYAAWVGKRLPTEAEWERAARADRQESRFPWGDAEPTHALANYDQAFSRTTPVGSYPPNAFGLFDMAGNVWEWCADGYASDAYGNRAPEGEPVRNPLAAEPSSRRVVRGGSWQSFGSMLRCGYRGFLPATTADPSVGFRCVRNVVAG, from the coding sequence ATGACCATGGCGCTGGTTCCGGCGGGGGCGTTCCTCATGGGGAGCACCGAAGACGAACCGGGAGCCGTGTTCCAGAATGAGATGCCTCGCCACGCCGTCTGCCTGGGCGCCTACGAAATTGATTGTTGCCTCGTCACGAACGCCGATTGGGCGAGGTACGCCCGACTGACCGGGGCGCGGCTCCCAGCGCACTGGGGACGCCGAGGGTTTGATGGACCGGATCAGCCCGTCATCGGCGTCACGTGGACTGAGGCGTCGCAGTATGCGGCATGGGTGGGTAAGCGGCTCCCGACCGAGGCCGAGTGGGAGCGAGCGGCGCGCGCCGACCGACAGGAATCGCGTTTCCCGTGGGGCGACGCGGAGCCGACACACGCGCTCGCGAACTACGACCAAGCCTTTTCCCGCACGACGCCGGTCGGGTCCTATCCGCCCAACGCCTTCGGGCTGTTCGACATGGCAGGCAACGTGTGGGAATGGTGCGCCGACGGCTACGCGAGCGACGCTTACGGCAATCGAGCGCCGGAAGGTGAACCCGTGCGGAACCCGCTGGCTGCGGAGCCTTCATCGCGCCGCGTCGTTCGCGGCGGCTCGTGGCAAAGCTTCGGCAGCATGCTTCGCTGCGGCTATCGCGGCTTCCTGCCCGCGACAACGGCGGATCCGAGCGTTGGGTTCCGCTGCGTCCGCAACGTGGTTGCTGGCTGA
- the tgt gene encoding tRNA guanosine(34) transglycosylase Tgt: MLALDSATSARRGTFRTAHGVFHTPAFMSVGTKATVKSLTPHELRACGAEVVLANTYHLYLRPGHAVVEKAGGLHRFMGWKGPILTDSGGFQVFSLGDKRTINEEGAEFRSEIDGSKHLISPEKSIEIQNALGADIIMVFDECTPYPATYEYAQNSMELTLRWAARSKRAHRNEHQHLFGIVQGGMFPDLRKRSAEATIEIGFPGYAIGGLGVGEEKELMYEMTASTAPLLPEDKPRYLMGVGTPEDIVQAIRCGVDMFDCVMPTRNARHGFIFTTGEPVRIRNARYRDDFTPLDPDCTCYTCRHHTRSYLRHLYIEEELLGRRLLSIHNLHFYLHMMRGIRAAIEQGAFGTMSHEIGELVRLGQSVSATTARSQEEGL, from the coding sequence ATGCTGGCGCTCGACAGCGCGACGTCAGCGCGGCGCGGAACGTTCCGGACGGCTCACGGGGTGTTCCACACGCCGGCGTTCATGTCCGTCGGGACGAAAGCGACCGTCAAGAGCCTGACGCCGCACGAGTTGCGGGCGTGCGGGGCTGAGGTCGTTCTGGCGAATACCTATCACCTCTATCTCAGACCCGGACACGCGGTTGTCGAGAAGGCGGGCGGGCTCCATCGTTTCATGGGCTGGAAGGGCCCGATACTCACGGATTCCGGCGGGTTCCAGGTGTTCAGTCTGGGCGACAAACGGACGATCAACGAGGAGGGCGCCGAGTTCCGCTCGGAGATCGACGGGTCCAAGCACCTCATCTCGCCGGAGAAGTCCATCGAGATACAGAACGCGCTCGGAGCGGACATCATCATGGTTTTCGACGAATGCACGCCCTATCCGGCGACGTACGAGTACGCCCAGAACTCGATGGAGCTCACACTGCGTTGGGCGGCGAGGAGCAAGAGGGCGCATCGGAACGAGCATCAGCACTTGTTTGGTATCGTCCAAGGCGGCATGTTCCCCGATTTGCGCAAGAGAAGCGCCGAGGCGACCATCGAGATCGGGTTCCCAGGCTATGCCATCGGCGGGCTGGGCGTCGGCGAAGAGAAGGAGCTGATGTACGAGATGACGGCGTCCACAGCGCCGTTGCTGCCGGAGGACAAGCCCCGCTACCTGATGGGCGTCGGCACGCCGGAGGATATCGTGCAGGCGATCCGGTGCGGCGTCGATATGTTCGACTGCGTCATGCCGACGAGGAACGCGCGACACGGCTTCATCTTCACGACCGGCGAGCCCGTGCGCATCCGCAACGCCCGGTACCGAGACGATTTCACGCCGCTCGATCCGGACTGCACCTGCTACACCTGCCGTCACCACACGCGCTCATACCTGCGCCACCTCTACATCGAGGAGGAACTGCTGGGCAGACGCCTGCTGTCGATCCACAACCTCCATTTCTACCTCCACATGATGCGCGGGATTCGGGCAGCCATCGAGCAGGGCGCCTTCGGAACGATGAGCCATGAGATCGGCGAGCTGGTCAGGCTTGGGCAGTCCGTCAGTGCGACGACCGCCCGCTCCCAGGAGGAAGGGCTCTGA
- a CDS encoding IS5 family transposase: MAVRRWIDGQSDGQSDHPRRRGRTQPDGSRKKGVKRSVVVESNGGPLGVTIAGANVHDTQLLAATLDAIVLASPFPTEEQPLHLCLDKAYDNPTGAQAIADSGYIGHVRRIGEEKLDDHGEKTHPARRWVVERTMAWLAKYRSIRVRYEVKPENYCGLVKLACILIWARIWHRLKAAYAD, encoded by the coding sequence ATGGCAGTCCGCCGATGGATCGATGGGCAAAGCGATGGGCAAAGCGACCATCCCCGCCGACGCGGTCGGACCCAACCCGACGGATCGCGGAAAAAAGGGGTGAAACGAAGCGTCGTCGTGGAGAGCAACGGTGGCCCGTTGGGCGTGACGATCGCCGGAGCCAACGTCCACGACACCCAGCTGCTTGCCGCGACGCTGGATGCCATCGTTCTCGCGTCGCCGTTTCCGACGGAGGAACAGCCGCTGCACTTGTGTCTCGACAAGGCGTATGACAACCCCACGGGAGCGCAAGCGATCGCCGATTCCGGTTACATCGGACACGTCCGTCGAATCGGCGAGGAGAAGCTCGACGATCACGGGGAGAAGACCCATCCGGCGCGACGTTGGGTGGTGGAGCGCACGATGGCGTGGTTGGCCAAGTACCGCTCGATTCGGGTGCGCTATGAGGTCAAACCGGAGAACTACTGCGGACTGGTGAAGCTCGCCTGCATCCTCATCTGGGCGCGCATCTGGCATCGGCTCAAAGCCGCGTACGCGGATTGA
- a CDS encoding acetylxylan esterase — translation MRRSVALNPSPHAPGAVPMPSLFTPEQRARIHNAYFDAMSDPVWQPPASLDAWERRAHVVRRELARVLGLAPLPHRPPLRVQVTGEIEADDYTVTRLYWQSFEGFYAGGWLYKPKRLREPAPAVLNPHGHWSNGARHPVVQSRLIGLAKRGYAALAVDSVHVTDFASGLCSMTAMTWNNIRAIDLLCAMDDVDTSRIGCTGASGGGQQTMYVAALDDRITATVNVALVTWFKKILFPTEQTHCYCNHVPGLLAVTDEPEIVATIAPKPSLYLCVTGDWTRHFPQDEFPQIAHVYGLYGARDRTDVAQWDWEHDYHRPMRERMYAWFDRCLRGVGDGAHATEPEIETRTPEELDALSAPVAGARPWNELPDYYRSTLAPSRPDPSHLRSLLGADKRRVWLEADLFTRRNGASWVARGASGVPIPLTVHSSVSGDGARILILLHPDGKDAAAETDVRALIGRGWTVVAPDVRWRGEFQIRWNLNATVWGRPEVGSAADDVIALIDEFQSRRPELVEIAVVGVGDLGVAALAAAALDRRIRTVIAPSLGLRYTDGRIDSPLPNVLRYGDLEDLVRLCAGKRILIGGVGADGALYERIGATVLSADPPNAWIDALA, via the coding sequence ATGCGTCGCAGCGTCGCGTTGAACCCGTCACCCCACGCGCCTGGAGCGGTCCCTATGCCTTCGCTCTTCACGCCGGAACAGCGAGCGCGCATCCACAACGCCTACTTCGACGCGATGAGCGACCCCGTGTGGCAGCCCCCGGCGTCGCTCGATGCATGGGAACGCCGAGCCCATGTCGTCCGTCGGGAACTGGCGCGAGTGCTGGGGCTCGCCCCGCTGCCGCACCGTCCGCCGCTGCGCGTCCAGGTGACGGGCGAGATCGAAGCGGACGACTACACGGTGACACGGCTCTACTGGCAATCGTTCGAGGGCTTCTACGCGGGAGGATGGCTCTACAAGCCGAAGCGGCTGCGCGAGCCCGCGCCGGCGGTTCTGAACCCCCACGGACACTGGTCAAACGGCGCGAGACATCCGGTCGTCCAATCACGGTTGATCGGGCTCGCCAAGCGCGGATACGCCGCCCTCGCGGTGGACTCCGTTCATGTGACCGATTTCGCCAGCGGCTTGTGCTCCATGACCGCGATGACGTGGAACAACATCCGCGCCATCGACCTGCTCTGCGCGATGGATGACGTGGACACGTCGCGCATCGGATGCACCGGCGCGTCCGGCGGCGGTCAACAGACGATGTACGTCGCCGCGTTGGACGACCGCATCACCGCCACGGTCAACGTCGCCCTCGTCACCTGGTTCAAGAAGATCCTCTTCCCGACCGAGCAGACCCACTGCTACTGCAACCACGTGCCGGGGCTGCTTGCCGTCACCGACGAGCCGGAGATCGTCGCGACGATTGCGCCAAAGCCCAGCCTCTATCTGTGCGTGACGGGCGACTGGACGCGACACTTCCCGCAAGACGAGTTCCCGCAGATCGCACACGTCTACGGTCTCTACGGAGCTCGCGACCGGACCGACGTCGCCCAATGGGACTGGGAACACGACTACCATCGCCCGATGCGCGAGCGCATGTACGCCTGGTTCGACCGGTGCTTGCGCGGCGTCGGCGACGGCGCCCACGCGACCGAACCGGAGATCGAAACGCGGACTCCCGAGGAGCTCGACGCGCTCTCGGCTCCCGTCGCCGGGGCGCGTCCGTGGAACGAACTGCCCGATTACTACCGGAGCACGCTTGCGCCGTCGAGACCCGATCCGTCCCACCTCCGCTCGCTGTTGGGCGCGGACAAGCGCCGCGTCTGGCTCGAAGCCGACCTGTTCACTCGACGCAACGGAGCGTCGTGGGTCGCGCGAGGGGCTTCGGGCGTCCCGATTCCTCTCACCGTGCATTCGAGCGTGTCCGGCGATGGCGCTCGAATCCTGATACTATTGCATCCAGACGGGAAGGATGCCGCCGCGGAGACGGATGTCCGCGCGCTCATCGGTCGCGGATGGACCGTCGTTGCGCCCGATGTGCGGTGGCGCGGCGAGTTTCAGATCCGCTGGAACCTGAACGCCACAGTCTGGGGCAGACCGGAGGTCGGGTCCGCCGCCGACGACGTGATCGCGCTGATCGATGAGTTCCAATCGCGACGCCCGGAGCTGGTCGAGATCGCCGTCGTGGGTGTTGGCGACCTTGGAGTCGCCGCGCTTGCCGCTGCCGCGCTGGATCGCCGCATCCGAACGGTCATCGCTCCATCGCTGGGGCTTCGCTACACCGACGGCAGGATCGACTCGCCGCTCCCGAACGTCCTGAGGTACGGCGACCTGGAGGACCTGGTCCGACTGTGCGCTGGAAAGCGTATCCTGATTGGCGGCGTGGGCGCGGACGGAGCCCTGTACGAAAGGATCGGCGCGACGGTGCTGTCGGCAGACCCGCCCAACGCTTGGATCGACGCGCTCGCGTAG
- a CDS encoding glycoside hydrolase: MDRRTFLRTTAAAGLALATRTSHTRTEPSAVDTKHLPRWRGYNLLEKFTERHNAPFVEADFEWMREWGFDFVRLPLSYWCWSKPGEWREMDENVLKDIDQAVEFGRQYGVHVNINFHRGPGYCVNPPAEPFDLWTDDQALEACCYQWARFAERYRGIPNDRVSFDLLNEPPNIAEETYTRVVRALVAAIREQDPDRLIVADGLQWGRTPVQSLADLGVAQSTRGYDPMRISHFRASWIRGSDTWEVPTWPLDENGRRFDRARLMAERIEPWKALESKGVGVHVGEWGAFQHTPHAVVLSWMRDCLELWQEAGWGWAMWNFRGSFGVLDSGRKDITYESFRGHQLDRAMLELVRAH, from the coding sequence ATGGATCGACGAACCTTCCTGCGAACGACCGCTGCCGCCGGACTCGCGCTGGCGACGCGAACCAGTCACACCAGAACGGAGCCGAGTGCCGTGGATACGAAGCACCTGCCGCGCTGGCGCGGCTACAACCTGCTGGAGAAGTTCACGGAGCGTCACAACGCGCCCTTCGTCGAAGCCGACTTCGAATGGATGCGCGAGTGGGGGTTCGATTTCGTGCGGTTGCCGCTGTCCTACTGGTGCTGGTCGAAGCCCGGCGAATGGCGCGAGATGGACGAGAACGTCCTCAAGGACATCGACCAGGCGGTCGAGTTCGGGAGACAGTATGGCGTTCACGTCAACATCAACTTCCATCGGGGACCGGGCTATTGCGTGAACCCTCCGGCGGAGCCTTTCGATCTCTGGACCGACGATCAGGCGCTCGAAGCTTGCTGCTACCAGTGGGCTCGGTTCGCCGAACGGTACCGGGGCATCCCAAACGACCGGGTCAGCTTCGATCTGCTGAACGAGCCGCCGAACATCGCCGAAGAGACGTATACCCGCGTCGTGCGCGCCTTGGTCGCCGCGATCCGCGAGCAGGACCCAGATCGTCTGATCGTCGCCGACGGGCTCCAGTGGGGTCGGACACCGGTGCAGAGCCTCGCCGATCTCGGCGTCGCACAGAGCACGCGCGGCTACGATCCGATGCGGATCAGCCACTTCCGCGCATCGTGGATCCGTGGATCGGACACCTGGGAGGTTCCCACCTGGCCCCTCGACGAAAACGGGCGTAGGTTCGACCGAGCCCGCCTCATGGCTGAACGCATCGAGCCGTGGAAGGCGCTGGAATCGAAGGGCGTCGGCGTGCACGTCGGCGAGTGGGGCGCGTTCCAGCACACGCCGCATGCGGTCGTCCTGTCGTGGATGAGGGACTGCCTCGAGCTCTGGCAGGAAGCCGGTTGGGGATGGGCGATGTGGAACTTCCGGGGCTCGTTCGGCGTCCTCGACAGCGGTCGCAAGGACATCACCTACGAGTCGTTCCGGGGTCACCAGTTGGATCGCGCCATGCTCGAACTCGTCCGAGCTCACTGA